The following proteins are encoded in a genomic region of Longimicrobiaceae bacterium:
- a CDS encoding DUF2442 domain-containing protein produces MDPSTWINPRIPPDPRFRSIGVTADEIIAKLADGRKVSIPLAWSERLMAATREQRHNVQILDDGELAHWPDANEFLSAQGILFGTKARLLRRQA; encoded by the coding sequence ATGGACCCGAGCACCTGGATCAACCCCCGCATCCCCCCGGACCCGCGCTTCCGCTCCATCGGCGTGACCGCCGACGAGATCATCGCCAAGCTCGCCGACGGACGGAAGGTGAGCATCCCGCTCGCCTGGTCCGAGCGCCTCATGGCCGCCACGCGCGAGCAGCGCCACAATGTCCAGATCCTGGACGACGGCGAGCTGGCCCACTGGCCCGACGCGAACGAGTTCCTGAGCGCGCAGGGGATCCTGTTCGGCACCAAGGCGCGGCTGCTGCGCCGCCAG